One part of the Paraburkholderia flagellata genome encodes these proteins:
- a CDS encoding aminopeptidase P N-terminal domain-containing protein, translating into MQRGPDGGAALYRARRERVLAALRAQGGGVALVPTAPEALRNRDADYPYRHDSYFYYLTGFTEPEALLVLDANAGENQPAAILFCRAKNVERETWEGFRFGPDAAREAFGFDAAFPFDELDARIPQLIANRPALHYALAASGRFDAQVKRWIDAVRAQGRSGVTAPAAAYDLLPLLDDMRVIKDAHELDTMRRAAKISALAHVRAMQTCRPGMREYEIEAELLYTFRKHGAQAPAYGSIVAAGANACVLHYPAGNAVAREGDLVLIDAACELNGYASDITRTFPASGRFTSAQRELYDIVLAAQQAAIDATRAGVNFEAPHDAAVRVLAQGLLDTGIVDRQRFASVDDVIAERAYARFYMHRTGHWLGMDVHDAGDYRERGLAASAEKPDAAPPWRTLRAGMTLTIEPGLYIRAAEDVPERYWDIGIRIEDDAIVTETGCELITRGVPVAADEIEALMQNAQRGA; encoded by the coding sequence ATGCAGCGCGGCCCCGACGGCGGCGCGGCGCTCTATCGCGCGCGCCGCGAACGCGTGCTCGCGGCGCTGCGAGCGCAAGGCGGTGGCGTCGCGCTCGTGCCGACCGCACCCGAAGCGCTGCGCAATCGCGACGCGGACTATCCCTACCGGCACGACAGCTACTTCTACTACCTCACAGGCTTCACGGAGCCCGAGGCGCTGCTCGTGCTCGACGCGAACGCGGGTGAAAACCAGCCCGCCGCGATCCTGTTCTGCCGCGCGAAGAACGTCGAGCGAGAAACGTGGGAAGGGTTTCGCTTCGGTCCCGACGCCGCACGCGAAGCGTTCGGTTTCGACGCCGCCTTTCCCTTCGACGAACTCGATGCGCGCATCCCGCAACTCATCGCGAACCGTCCCGCGCTGCACTACGCGCTCGCGGCATCCGGGCGCTTCGACGCGCAGGTGAAGCGCTGGATCGACGCCGTGCGTGCGCAGGGGCGCAGCGGCGTCACCGCGCCCGCCGCCGCATACGACCTGCTGCCGCTGCTCGACGACATGCGCGTGATCAAGGACGCGCACGAACTCGACACGATGCGCCGCGCCGCGAAAATCTCGGCGCTCGCGCACGTACGCGCGATGCAGACGTGCCGGCCCGGCATGCGCGAATACGAGATCGAGGCGGAACTGCTCTACACGTTCCGCAAGCACGGCGCTCAGGCGCCGGCCTACGGCTCGATCGTCGCGGCAGGCGCGAACGCATGCGTGCTGCACTACCCCGCGGGCAACGCGGTGGCGCGCGAGGGCGACCTCGTCCTCATCGACGCCGCGTGCGAGCTGAACGGCTACGCCTCGGACATCACACGCACGTTCCCCGCGAGCGGGCGCTTCACGAGCGCGCAACGCGAGCTTTACGACATTGTGCTCGCCGCGCAGCAGGCAGCCATCGACGCCACGCGGGCGGGCGTGAACTTCGAGGCGCCGCACGACGCCGCAGTGCGTGTGCTCGCGCAGGGGCTGCTCGATACCGGCATCGTCGACCGCCAGCGCTTTGCGAGCGTCGACGACGTGATCGCCGAGCGCGCCTATGCGCGCTTCTATATGCATCGCACCGGGCACTGGCTCGGCATGGATGTGCATGACGCGGGCGATTACCGTGAGCGCGGTCTTGCAGCTAGCGCCGAAAAGCCCGACGCTGCGCCGCCCTGGCGCACGCTGCGCGCCGGCATGACGCTCACGATCGAGCCGGGTCTCTACATCCGCGCGGCCGAGGACGTGCCCGAGCGCTACTGGGACATCGGCATTCGCATCGAGGACGACGCGATCGTCACCGAAACGGGCTGCGAGCTGATCACGCGCGGCGTGCCCGTTGCCGCCGATGAAATCGAAGCGCTGATGCAGAACGCGCAGCGCGGCGCCTGA
- a CDS encoding glutathione S-transferase C-terminal domain-containing protein, whose product MKLIGSLGSPYVRKARITLAEKKIDYKLVLENVWGEETAIHDFNPLGKVPCLVMDDGEAVFDSRVICEYVDMLSPVAKLIPPAGRERIEVRCWEALADGMLDATVLIRLEGTQRTPEQRNETWVKRQERKIHEGLAAMAKGLDGNPWCAGNRYTIADISVGCALGYLDFRMPELNWREAHPNLARHFEKLSQRQSFIDTVPQG is encoded by the coding sequence ATGAAACTTATCGGTTCGCTCGGCAGCCCGTATGTCCGCAAGGCGCGGATCACGCTCGCTGAAAAGAAGATCGACTACAAGCTGGTGCTCGAAAACGTGTGGGGCGAGGAAACGGCGATTCACGATTTCAACCCGCTCGGCAAGGTTCCGTGTCTCGTGATGGACGACGGCGAGGCCGTGTTCGACTCGCGCGTGATCTGCGAGTACGTCGACATGCTCTCGCCCGTGGCCAAGCTCATTCCGCCCGCTGGCCGTGAGCGTATTGAAGTGCGTTGCTGGGAGGCGCTCGCCGATGGCATGCTCGACGCCACCGTGCTGATCCGCCTCGAAGGCACGCAACGCACGCCGGAGCAGCGCAACGAGACGTGGGTGAAGCGCCAGGAGCGCAAGATCCACGAAGGTCTCGCCGCAATGGCCAAGGGACTCGACGGTAATCCGTGGTGCGCGGGCAACCGCTACACGATTGCGGATATCTCCGTGGGCTGCGCGCTCGGCTATCTCGACTTCCGCATGCCGGAGCTGAACTGGCGCGAGGCGCATCCGAATCTCGCGCGCCACTTCGAGAAGCTCTCGCAGCGTCAGTCGTTCATCGACACGGTGCCGCAAGGCTAA
- a CDS encoding FMN-binding glutamate synthase family protein produces the protein MFSRRYLAMWGAVLLLAACVAAAALHHLSWYCVIVPALLVALGLYDMFQERHAILRNYPIWGHLRFLFEFVRPEIRQYFVEDDTDEKPFSLAQRSLVYQRAKNAVDSRPYGTELDVKAVGHEWISHSLAPTKLAGSDFRVLVGANRAQPYSMSIFNISAMSFGALSANAIRALNMGAKKGGFAHDTGEGSMSKYHRENGGDIIWEIASGYFGCRNDDGTFSAEKFQRLANEPQVKMIEVKLSQGAKPGHGGMLLAAKVTPEIAETRGIPIGKDCVSPARHSEFSTPRGLLEFVERLRKLSGGKPTGFKLCIGHPWEFFGIAKAMLETGILPDFIVVDGAEGGTGAAPLEFTDHIGTPLQEGLLLVHNTLVGIGLRDKIRIGASGKIITAFDIARTLAIGADWVNSARGFMFAVGCIQAQKCHSDRCPTGVATQDPVRQRALNVPDKGERVFNFHHNTLHALQELIQAAGLASPSDLRAHHIVRRVSSYEVKLMSELLKYLKPGDLLEGRYRYQLYEKWWPVARSDSFAPAEEKIA, from the coding sequence ATGTTTTCCCGACGTTATCTCGCCATGTGGGGCGCGGTGCTGCTGCTCGCGGCCTGCGTCGCCGCGGCTGCGCTCCATCATCTGTCGTGGTACTGCGTAATTGTGCCCGCGCTGCTCGTCGCGCTCGGCCTCTACGATATGTTCCAGGAGCGCCACGCGATCCTGCGCAACTACCCGATCTGGGGCCATCTGCGCTTTCTGTTCGAATTCGTGCGGCCCGAGATCCGCCAGTACTTCGTCGAGGACGACACCGACGAAAAGCCGTTCTCGCTCGCACAGCGCAGCCTCGTCTACCAGCGCGCAAAGAACGCGGTGGACAGCCGCCCGTACGGCACCGAACTCGATGTGAAGGCCGTGGGCCACGAGTGGATCAGCCATTCGCTCGCGCCCACGAAGCTCGCAGGCAGCGACTTCCGCGTGCTCGTCGGCGCGAACCGCGCGCAACCGTACTCGATGTCGATCTTCAACATCTCGGCGATGAGCTTCGGCGCGCTCTCCGCGAACGCAATCCGCGCGCTCAACATGGGCGCGAAGAAAGGCGGCTTCGCGCACGACACTGGCGAAGGCTCGATGTCGAAGTATCACCGCGAGAATGGCGGCGACATCATCTGGGAGATCGCCTCGGGCTACTTCGGCTGCCGCAACGATGACGGCACGTTCAGCGCCGAGAAATTCCAGCGCCTCGCGAACGAGCCGCAGGTGAAGATGATCGAGGTGAAGCTCTCGCAAGGCGCGAAGCCCGGCCACGGCGGCATGCTGCTCGCAGCGAAGGTCACGCCCGAGATCGCCGAAACGCGCGGCATTCCCATTGGCAAGGATTGCGTCTCGCCCGCGCGCCACTCGGAATTCTCCACGCCGCGGGGGCTGCTCGAATTCGTCGAGCGTCTGCGCAAGCTCTCGGGCGGCAAGCCCACGGGCTTCAAGCTGTGCATTGGGCATCCGTGGGAATTTTTCGGCATCGCCAAGGCGATGCTCGAAACCGGCATCCTGCCCGACTTCATCGTCGTGGACGGCGCGGAAGGCGGCACGGGCGCAGCGCCCCTCGAATTCACCGACCATATCGGCACGCCGCTGCAGGAAGGACTGCTCCTCGTGCACAACACGCTCGTGGGCATCGGCCTGCGCGACAAGATCAGGATCGGCGCGAGCGGCAAGATCATCACCGCATTCGATATCGCGCGCACGCTCGCGATCGGCGCGGACTGGGTGAACTCGGCGCGCGGCTTCATGTTCGCCGTGGGCTGCATCCAGGCGCAGAAGTGCCATTCGGACCGCTGCCCGACCGGCGTCGCCACGCAAGACCCCGTGCGCCAGCGCGCGCTGAACGTGCCGGACAAGGGCGAGCGCGTCTTCAACTTCCATCACAACACGCTGCACGCGCTGCAAGAACTGATTCAGGCCGCAGGTCTTGCGAGCCCGTCGGATCTGCGCGCGCATCACATCGTGCGGCGCGTGTCGTCGTATGAGGTGAAGCTGATGTCGGAACTGCTCAAGTACCTGAAGCCCGGCGATCTGCTCGAAGGCCGCTATCGCTATCAGCTGTATGAGAAGTGGTGGCCGGTCGCGCGCAGCGATTCGTTCGCGCCGGCGGAGGAAAAGATCGCCTGA